One genomic window of Hydra vulgaris chromosome 03, alternate assembly HydraT2T_AEP includes the following:
- the LOC100212840 gene encoding sideroflexin-2 isoform X2 yields MSLQNRINLDAPRWPQDNFVGRFKHFWSITDWRNGLNSEETFNNAKILLNSYRLGNEPPGTTTEQIWHAKKLYESCYHPDSGEKMNLIGRMSFQVPGGMLITGCMMQFYRTVPQVVFWQWVNQSFNALVNFTNRNAKSEISNTQIGIAYASATSGAMVVALGLNSLVKTAPPLLARYVPFAAVAAANCINIPLMRQREIINGIAVYDENGAEVGFSKNAAYKGIMQVCVSRITMAAPGMLLIPLIMQKLETYPWMQKIKPLHAPLQVLLCGISLTFMVPAACAMFPQRSSLEVGYLDPHLQQLLSQRGINTVYFNKGL; encoded by the exons ATGAGTTTGCAAAATAGAATTAACCTCGATGCCCCAAGGTGGCCACAGGATAATTTTGTGGGAAGATTTAAACACTTTTGGTCAATAACTGACTGGCGAAATGGTTTAAATTCGGAAGAGACATTtaacaatgcaaaaatattattaaattcttaTAG ATTAGGAAATGAACCTCCAGGTACAACAACAGAACAAATTTGGCATGCAAAAAAGCTTTACGAATCATGTTATCACCCTGACTCTGgtgaaaaaatgaatttaattggAAGAATGTCATTTCAAGTACCTGGAGGAATGTTAATCACTGGATGCATGATGCAGTTTTATAG aaCAGTTCCTCAAGTTGTCTTTTGGCAATGGGTTAATCAGTCATTTAATGCTCTTGTCAACTTTACAAACAGAAACGCTAAGTCTGAGATTAGCAACAC TCAGATTGGTATTGCATATGCATCAGCAACTAGTGGAGCAATGGTTGTGGCGCTTGGGCTGAATTCtttagtaaaa acAGCACCTCCATTATTGGCTCGCTATGTACCTTTTGCTGCTGTTGCAGCTGCCAATTGTATAAATATACCATTAATGAGACAAAG agAAATCATAAATGGAATAGCTGTTTATGATGAAAATGGAGCAGAAGTTGGATTCTCTAAAAATGCTGCATATAAAGGAATCATGCAAGTATGTGTTTCCAGAATTACAATGGCTGCCCCTGGAATGT tgttGATTCCTTTAATTATGCAGAAACTTGAAACATACCCTTGGATGCAg aaaataaaaccGCTGCATGCTCCTTTACAAGTGTTACTGTGTGGcataag cttAACCTTCATGGTACCTGCAGCTTGTGCAATGTTTCCTCAAAGAAg ctcaCTTGAAGTTGGTTATTTAGACCCACACCTGCAACAGTTGCTATCTCAACGAGGAATCAAcactgtttattttaataaaggcTTATag